TCCCTTATGGCCGGGGCAATTCGCGCAGCGTCCCGGCGGGTGTCGTCGTCGACCAGATCAAGCGCCTCCGGGATCGTGGGTTCAACGAGGTGGTGCTGACCGGCGTGGATCTGACCTCATGGGGGTCCGACCTGCCGGGCACGCCGCGTCTCGGCGATCTGGTCATGCGGATCCTGAAGCTGGTGCCGGACCTGCCGCGTTTGCGGATTTCGTCCATCGATTCGATCGAGGCCGACGAGAACCTCATGCAGGCCATCGCCACCGAACCGCGCCTGATGCCGCACCTGCATCTGTCGCTTCAGGCCGGGGACGACATGATCCTCAAGCGCATGAAACGCCGCCATCTGCGCGACGACGCCATCCGCTTCTGCGAGGAGGCCCGCCGCCTGCGCCCGGATATCGTCTTTGGTGCCGACATCATCGCTGGTTTCCCGACCGAGACCGAAGCAATGTTCGAAAACTCGCTGAAGCTGGTCGGGGATTGCGGGCTGACATTCCTGCATGTCTTTCCCTACTCGGCCCGGAAAGGCACACCAGCTGCGCGAATGCCCGCTGTCAACGGCGCAGCGATCAAGGACCGCGCCGCCCGCCTACGCGCGGCAGGCGACGCCGCGCTGCGGGCGCATCTGGAGGCGCAGACTGGCCGTCGTCACCGGGTCCTGACCGAGGGGCCGCGCGTCGGCCGTACCGAGCAATTTACCGAAGTTGCGTTTCAAGCCGACATGCCGGAAGGGACGTTGATGGAGTTGGAAATCTCGGGGCATGACGGAACCCGCCTGACGGTCTGAGCGAAGCGATTACATCGCACCCGTCCAACTCTGGCAATCGCTGCATGATGCGTTAGAAACATCCGCCAAGGAGAATGCGCATGTCCGATCAGCCGACCCCGATGATGGCCCAGTATCTCGCGATCCGCGAGGCCAATCCGGGTGCGCTGCTGTTCTACCGCATGGGCGATTTCTACGAGATGTTCTTTGACGACGCGGTGCAGGCGGCGGCAGCACTGGACATTGCATTGACCAAGCGCGGCACCCATCAGGGTGAGCCGATCCCGATGTGCGGTGTGCCGGTCCATGCCGCCGAGAGCTATCTGCTGACACTGATCCGCAAGGGCTTCCGCGTCGCCATTGCCGAGCAGATGGAGGATCCCGCCGAGGCCAAGAAACGCGGCAGCAAATCCGTGGTCGCCCGCGATGTGGTGCGGCTGGTCACGCCCGGCACGCTGACCGAGGAAACCCTGCTGGAGGCACGGCGGCATAATTTCCTTGCCGCCTTTGCGCAGGTACGGGACGAAACCGCGCTCGCCTGGGTCGATATTTCGACCGGATCGCTCCGCGTGATGGCCTGCCCGGAGGCGCGGCTGGCCCCGGAACTGGCCCGCATCGCGCCGCGTGAATTGCTGGTCGCCGAGGGAAGCCGCCTTGAAGAACTTGCCGAGGAAGCCGGTGCAGCGCTGACCGAATTGCCGCCAACCAGCTTCGATTCAAGCGCCGCAACCCGCCGGCTGGCATCGCTGTTCAAGGTCGACACGCTGGACGGGTTCGGCAGCTTCACCCGCGCCGAACTCGCCGCAATGGGGGCGATTGCGGATTATCTGGAACTGACGCAGAAATCGCAGCTTCCCCTGATCCGCCCGCCTCAGCGCGAGCAGGTCGCAGGCTCGATGCAGATCGACGCGGCGACGCGGCGCAATCTGGAACTGACACAGGCGCTGTCCGGCGGGCGGGACGGCTCGCTTCTGTCGGCCATCGACCGGAGTTCGACCGCTGCCGGGGCGCGGCTGCTGGAACGGCGGATATCGGCCCCCTCACGCGATCTGGCGGTAATCCATGCCCGGCATGACGCCGTGCAGCATCTGGCCGAGGATGCCCGCCTGACCGCCGATCTGCGCGAGGCGCTGTCGCGGGTGCCGGATATGGACCGGGCGCTGTCACGGCTGGCACTCGACCGGGGCGGGCCGCGTGATCTGGGCGCGATCAGGGCCGGGCTAACGCAGGCAATCTCCGTCGCCGGGATGCTGGGTGAGGACGCGCCGCAGGTGTTGGCCGACGCTGCGCGCGACCTCACCGGCCATGACGAACTGATCGACCTGCTTGACGACGCGCTGATTGCCGAGCCGCCGCTGCTTGCGCGTGACGGGGGTTTCGTCGCGGCGGGGTTCGACAGCGATCTGGACGAAACCCGCCAGCTTCGTGACGAAGGTCGGGGCGTGATCGCGCGGATGCAGGGAGAATATGCGGAGCTTGCGGGCGTATCCAGCCTGAAGATCAAGCATAACAACGTGCTGGGCTACTTCATCGAGACGACCGCAACCCATGCGCAGAAGATGCTGGCTCCGCCGCTTTCCGAAACCTTCATTCATCGCCAGACAACGGCCAACCAGATCCGCTTCACCACGGTCGAGCTGTCCGAACTGGAAACCCGCATCGTCAATGCCCGCGATCGCGCGCTTGAGATGGAACGCGCCATTTTCGCCCGCCTCCGCGACGCCGTTCTGGCCGAGGCCGCACCTATCGGACAAGCGGCCCGCGCTTTGGCCGAGATCGACCTCACGGCTGCATTCGCCGATCTGGCCACCGGCGAGGGCTGGACCCGTCCGCAGGTTGACGAAACCCGCGCCTTCGAGATCGAGGCCGGGCGTCACCCGGTCGTCGAACGCGCGCTGAAACGCAAAGCCGACAGCTTCGTCGCCAATGACTGCGCGCTGACCGAAGGCGACACCCCGGCGATCTGGCTGCTGACCGGCCCGAACATGGCCGGTAAATCGACCTTCCTGCGGCAGAATGCGCTGATTGCGATCCTCGCGCAGGCCGGGTCTTTCGTGCCTGCCACGCGCGCGCATATCGGCCTTGTCAGCCAGCTTTTCTCGCGCGTCGGTGCGGCGGACGATCTGGCACGCGGACGCTCGACCTTTATGGTCGAGATGGTTGAAACCGCGGCGATCCTCAATCAGGCCGATGATCGCGCTTTGGTGATCCTTGACGAGATCGGACGCGGCACGGCGACCTGGGACGGCTTGTCGATTGCTTGGGCCGTGATGGAAAACCTGCAAGCCGTCAATCGCTGCCGGGCGCTGTTCGCGACGCATTACCACGAGCTTACCGCGCTCGCGGCCAAGCTGGACGGCGTCGAGAATGCCACCGTCGCCGTGCGCGAATGGGAGGGGGAGGTGATCTTCCTCCATGAGGTCCGAAAGGGTGCCGCCGACCGTTCCTATGGCGTGCAGGTGGCGCGTCTGGCAGGACTGCCGGAGGCCGTGGTGACGCGTGCCCGCGATATTCTCAACCTTCTGGAATCGGGCGAGCGTGAGGGGGCGGTTCACCCGGCGGAGATCATCGACGACCTGCCGCTGTTCCGCGCGGCCCCGCCCGCACCTGCCGCGCCTGTGGCGAAGGAAAGTGCGGCTGAGGCGCGGCTGAAGGAGGTCAATCCTGACGGGCTGACGCCGCGGGAGGCGTTGGATCTGGTTTATGAGTTGCGGATGCTGGTGCAGGACGGGTAAGCGCGTGCGGGTGGTGCGTTGAAACGCACCCTACAGGGGCATTTTGACGAAGGCTTCGCGTAGCGCCTCTGACCATGCTTCCGACATCTCGGAGAATTGCGGATCGCTTTGCAGGATGCGGCGCTTGGCGCTGACCTGACAGGCATCTTTCTCGATAATCGCAAGATCTAGCGGCATGCCCACAGACAGGTTCGACTTCATCGTCGAGTCCATCGACAGCAGAACCGCCTTCTGCGCGTCCTCAAGGCTGGTCGCCGGTGTCACCACCCGGTCGAGGATCGGCTTGCCGTATTTATGCTCCCCGATTTGCAGATAGGGCGTGTCCTCGGTCGCCTCGATATGGTTGCCCTCGGGATAGACCAGAAACAGCCGCATATCGCCGCCCGCCCGCTGACCGGCCACGATCATGCTGGCGGATGCCTGGCTTTGGCCCAGATCGGTGTGTTGAGAGGCAATCTCGCGCCGCGTCCGTGCAAGGGCCTCTCCGATCACGTCGACCACGCCGAGCATGGAGGATGCCTTCATGATCGAGCTGAGTTCGGTCGCATCCGGATGTTCGATCGCTTCCTGAAGCCGCGCAATCGTCGTTTGCGTGACCGACAGGCTGCCTGCGGTCATGATTGCTATCACCCGCTCGCCGGGTTCTTCGAAGAAGAACATCTTGCGGTAGGTGGATATGTTATCCAGCCCCGCATTGGTCCGCGTATCGGACAGCAAAACCAGCCCGGCATTCAGCTTCAGCGCAACACAATAGGTCATGATCGGCCCAACGATTCGTTCGAGCCGGAAATTATGCGTCGACCCGTTCGACCGCAACCTTCACATCAAGCTTCTCCGCGCCGCCCATGGCCGTGACACCACGGATGGGGGCCGCGTCGCGCGCATCCAGACCGGAGCCGGTCCGCACATAGAATTCGTTCGGACAGGTCTCATTCGCCGCATCGAACCCGACCCAGCCGAGCCCGTCGATATAAAGCTCAGCCCAGGCATGGGCGGCCTCGTGGGCATTGCCTTCCGCATCCGCATGCAGATAGCCCGAGACATAGCGCGCCGGAACGCCGCGCGCCCGCGCCATTGCAATCAGGACATGGGCGTGGTCCTGACACACACCTTCGCCCTGTGACAGCGCCTGCGCGGCCGTCGTCAGCCCGTTGGTCACGCCCGGCCTGTAGGCGACCCGCTCATGCACGATATGCGACAGGGCATGCGCAAGGTCGAGCTGCGATAGCTCGGCCCCCGGACCGGCGGCAAAATCTTTGATCGCCTCGTCTGGCGAGGTGCTTTCGGTCGTTTGCAGGTAAACCATCGGATGGATCATCTCACGATGGCCGCGCAATACGCCCGCAAGGTCGGTCGTCTCGACCTCCCCTTCGATCCGCACCGGGACCTGCTCGACCGGGCCGTGAATGGTCCAAAGCTGGACCCAATCGCCGGCACCGTCGCGAAACCCTGCGCCGGGTTCCGCCGCGCCCATATCGACCGTCCAGTCGATCACTTTCTGACCCTGAAAGACCGAGGGCGTCATGCGCAGGCTCTGAACGCCGAAGCTCACCGGGCGTTCGTAATCGTAAACGGTGTGGTGGGTAATCCTGAGCCGCATGTTCAGCCCCTTCCGTGAAAGAAATCGTTCTGGACGCAAGT
The genomic region above belongs to Paracoccus sp. SCSIO 75233 and contains:
- a CDS encoding proteasome-type protease — protein: MTYCVALKLNAGLVLLSDTRTNAGLDNISTYRKMFFFEEPGERVIAIMTAGSLSVTQTTIARLQEAIEHPDATELSSIMKASSMLGVVDVIGEALARTRREIASQHTDLGQSQASASMIVAGQRAGGDMRLFLVYPEGNHIEATEDTPYLQIGEHKYGKPILDRVVTPATSLEDAQKAVLLSMDSTMKSNLSVGMPLDLAIIEKDACQVSAKRRILQSDPQFSEMSEAWSEALREAFVKMPL
- a CDS encoding transglutaminase family protein gives rise to the protein MRLRITHHTVYDYERPVSFGVQSLRMTPSVFQGQKVIDWTVDMGAAEPGAGFRDGAGDWVQLWTIHGPVEQVPVRIEGEVETTDLAGVLRGHREMIHPMVYLQTTESTSPDEAIKDFAAGPGAELSQLDLAHALSHIVHERVAYRPGVTNGLTTAAQALSQGEGVCQDHAHVLIAMARARGVPARYVSGYLHADAEGNAHEAAHAWAELYIDGLGWVGFDAANETCPNEFYVRTGSGLDARDAAPIRGVTAMGGAEKLDVKVAVERVDA
- the mutS gene encoding DNA mismatch repair protein MutS translates to MSDQPTPMMAQYLAIREANPGALLFYRMGDFYEMFFDDAVQAAAALDIALTKRGTHQGEPIPMCGVPVHAAESYLLTLIRKGFRVAIAEQMEDPAEAKKRGSKSVVARDVVRLVTPGTLTEETLLEARRHNFLAAFAQVRDETALAWVDISTGSLRVMACPEARLAPELARIAPRELLVAEGSRLEELAEEAGAALTELPPTSFDSSAATRRLASLFKVDTLDGFGSFTRAELAAMGAIADYLELTQKSQLPLIRPPQREQVAGSMQIDAATRRNLELTQALSGGRDGSLLSAIDRSSTAAGARLLERRISAPSRDLAVIHARHDAVQHLAEDARLTADLREALSRVPDMDRALSRLALDRGGPRDLGAIRAGLTQAISVAGMLGEDAPQVLADAARDLTGHDELIDLLDDALIAEPPLLARDGGFVAAGFDSDLDETRQLRDEGRGVIARMQGEYAELAGVSSLKIKHNNVLGYFIETTATHAQKMLAPPLSETFIHRQTTANQIRFTTVELSELETRIVNARDRALEMERAIFARLRDAVLAEAAPIGQAARALAEIDLTAAFADLATGEGWTRPQVDETRAFEIEAGRHPVVERALKRKADSFVANDCALTEGDTPAIWLLTGPNMAGKSTFLRQNALIAILAQAGSFVPATRAHIGLVSQLFSRVGAADDLARGRSTFMVEMVETAAILNQADDRALVILDEIGRGTATWDGLSIAWAVMENLQAVNRCRALFATHYHELTALAAKLDGVENATVAVREWEGEVIFLHEVRKGAADRSYGVQVARLAGLPEAVVTRARDILNLLESGEREGAVHPAEIIDDLPLFRAAPPAPAAPVAKESAAEARLKEVNPDGLTPREALDLVYELRMLVQDG
- the mtaB gene encoding tRNA (N(6)-L-threonylcarbamoyladenosine(37)-C(2))-methylthiotransferase MtaB encodes the protein MSAPVFSTHGCRLNAYESEAMREMAEAAGLQGAVIVNTCAVTAEAVRKARQDIRRLARDNPGAPVIVTGCAAQTQPETFAAMPEVTRVVGNTEKMQPETWASLTPDLIGQTERVIVDDIMSVEETAGHLIDGFGRHRAYVQVQNGCDHRCTFCIIPYGRGNSRSVPAGVVVDQIKRLRDRGFNEVVLTGVDLTSWGSDLPGTPRLGDLVMRILKLVPDLPRLRISSIDSIEADENLMQAIATEPRLMPHLHLSLQAGDDMILKRMKRRHLRDDAIRFCEEARRLRPDIVFGADIIAGFPTETEAMFENSLKLVGDCGLTFLHVFPYSARKGTPAARMPAVNGAAIKDRAARLRAAGDAALRAHLEAQTGRRHRVLTEGPRVGRTEQFTEVAFQADMPEGTLMELEISGHDGTRLTV